A part of Candidatus Hydrogenedens sp. genomic DNA contains:
- a CDS encoding right-handed parallel beta-helix repeat-containing protein: MPQKSLFIIFCLLFISLIPARVFSDQYPIFYVSPQGNDSWSGTLPDPTEDKSDGPFKTLEKARDKLREIMNSVGKKGGIVLLRQGRYELSSPLEFNEADSGSSEFPVVWQSYKGEEVYLIGGKEIQNFESFQGNIYKAKIENITSEPRILMYNGKLQTLARWPNQSDEQIPGGIWAFITNVTPEIAKHAFQCSLLPENLRNIEIKNLEVATFSNYNWAFQIAKVKSIKEGGIIYIDGEFNYEAKKGRRFFLQNHIALLDTENEWYFDKDTQELYFFMPIREQTTKEKPILATLNNLIYIKNAKYLNFIGLNFLCSNDTGITIENSEQCLVAKCSFSGIYKTAGVINGGKNNRIEGCDLFELGGSGISVNGGDKKTLETGGHQIINNHIFNFAKIHKTYHPGVSINGVANRIANNEIHDSPHSAIILGGNDHIIEYNRIYRVCQETGDAGAFYMGRDWTNRGNILRNNIFHDIYGFGLGHEDSLNNEDFNYQYETPLWAWGIYLDDCTSGVTVYGNILYRVPLCGVMIGGGRDNLVENNIFVDCIPAIHIDARWDTYCWDVMDERLEAMKPKEPPYSIRYPELLSLYQDDRRKPANNQFIRNIVSYERDDFCGISNMKSEKESAAVYHLSPFDPETNKFDFNLIFHYGKDVRVHWQSYKKDDYEKIPFAKWQERNFDNSSIIANPQFLSPENDDYWIKVDSLALKNLKFQQIPIDKIGCYYNEFRRSWPIEKPQSQKLRNRKVWTVKIVDNEIQITSEEFKPLITEEKQQEFNLEKFVAPMLTPGGIPLEQAPVSPPEEIPAPQGGGMESGSFDPMKSLPPFPNP; this comes from the coding sequence ATGCCCCAAAAATCTCTTTTTATAATCTTTTGTCTTTTGTTTATTTCTCTAATACCTGCTCGTGTCTTTTCAGACCAATATCCTATTTTTTATGTTTCTCCACAGGGAAATGATAGCTGGTCTGGAACACTTCCCGACCCCACGGAGGATAAAAGTGATGGCCCGTTCAAAACATTAGAAAAAGCCCGTGATAAACTTCGAGAAATAATGAACTCTGTTGGAAAGAAAGGTGGCATTGTTCTTCTTCGTCAAGGCAGATATGAACTCTCATCGCCATTAGAATTCAATGAAGCAGATTCAGGAAGCAGTGAATTTCCTGTTGTATGGCAAAGCTATAAAGGCGAAGAGGTATACCTCATAGGAGGTAAAGAAATCCAGAATTTTGAAAGTTTTCAAGGAAATATTTATAAAGCAAAAATAGAAAACATTACATCAGAGCCACGAATTTTAATGTATAATGGGAAACTTCAAACCTTAGCCCGTTGGCCTAATCAGAGTGATGAACAAATTCCGGGAGGAATATGGGCGTTTATCACAAATGTAACTCCTGAGATAGCCAAACATGCGTTCCAATGTTCTCTCCTCCCTGAGAATTTACGGAATATTGAAATAAAAAACCTCGAAGTTGCCACTTTCTCCAATTATAATTGGGCTTTTCAAATAGCAAAAGTAAAATCCATAAAAGAAGGTGGAATTATATATATAGATGGCGAATTTAACTATGAAGCCAAAAAAGGGAGAAGGTTCTTTTTACAAAATCATATCGCATTACTTGATACTGAAAATGAGTGGTATTTCGATAAAGACACTCAAGAACTTTATTTCTTCATGCCCATAAGAGAACAAACGACAAAAGAGAAACCTATACTTGCCACATTAAATAACTTAATATATATTAAAAATGCCAAATATTTAAATTTTATAGGGTTAAATTTTCTTTGTTCTAATGATACAGGTATTACTATAGAAAACTCGGAACAATGTCTGGTCGCTAAATGTTCCTTTTCCGGTATTTACAAAACTGCAGGAGTAATAAATGGCGGTAAAAATAACCGAATTGAAGGGTGTGACCTTTTTGAATTAGGGGGTTCTGGAATTTCTGTTAATGGAGGAGATAAGAAAACATTAGAAACGGGCGGACATCAAATTATTAACAATCACATCTTTAATTTTGCAAAAATTCATAAGACATACCACCCGGGAGTTTCCATCAATGGTGTGGCTAATCGTATTGCTAACAATGAAATTCACGATTCACCACATTCTGCAATCATATTAGGCGGTAATGACCATATTATCGAATATAATAGGATATATCGTGTATGTCAGGAAACGGGCGATGCAGGTGCCTTTTATATGGGAAGAGACTGGACAAACCGAGGAAATATCCTGCGGAATAATATTTTTCATGATATTTATGGTTTTGGACTTGGGCATGAGGATTCATTGAATAATGAAGACTTTAACTATCAATATGAAACTCCTCTATGGGCTTGGGGAATATATTTAGACGATTGCACCAGCGGTGTCACGGTATATGGAAACATTCTATATCGCGTCCCTCTTTGTGGCGTTATGATTGGTGGAGGAAGAGATAATTTGGTAGAAAATAATATTTTTGTGGATTGTATCCCTGCAATTCATATTGATGCACGCTGGGATACTTATTGTTGGGATGTCATGGATGAACGATTGGAAGCCATGAAACCTAAAGAACCCCCTTATAGCATTCGTTATCCGGAACTACTTTCTTTATACCAAGATGACCGTCGCAAACCCGCTAATAATCAATTCATACGGAATATTGTATCTTACGAAAGAGATGATTTTTGTGGTATTTCTAATATGAAATCTGAAAAGGAAAGTGCCGCGGTATATCATTTATCTCCTTTTGACCCCGAAACAAATAAATTCGATTTTAACTTAATATTCCATTATGGGAAAGATGTCCGAGTTCATTGGCAAAGTTATAAGAAAGATGATTACGAAAAAATTCCTTTCGCGAAATGGCAAGAACGAAATTTTGATAATTCCAGTATCATAGCGAACCCTCAATTTTTAAGTCCTGAAAATGATGATTACTGGATTAAAGTAGATTCACTTGCATTAAAAAACCTAAAATTTCAACAAATACCTATTGATAAAATTGGATGCTATTATAACGAATTTCGTCGTTCCTGGCCTATAGAAAAACCGCAATCACAAAAATTAAGAAATCGTAAAGTCTGGACTGTTAAAATCGTTGACAATGAGATACAAATAACATCGGAAGAATTCAAACCATTAATAACCGAAGAAAAACAACAAGAATTTAATTTAGAGAAATTCGTAGCCCCGATGTTAACACCTGGAGGAATTCCATTAGAACAAGCACCTGTATCTCCACCTGAGGAGATACCTGCACCCCAGGGTGGGGGTATGGAAAGTGGTAGTTTTGACCCTATGAAATCTTTACCTCCTTTCCCAAACCCATAG
- a CDS encoding ABC transporter permease, which yields METNPLTKAVYYDSEKQKSVLQVPFDLIRAREILWGLVGREIKARYRYAVLGFLWAIIEPVTLMLLLLFVFSFVFKQRIPSSGNSEVPMATQILCGLIFWQYFSSSVSGATLSLINHQNLVKKVFFPREVVPLSSVIYPIVNLSIGFLTLILIHFLLQKSISLQILWLVIIFPILFMFSAGLGLILSAGHIHFRDIGNMVNVGLTFGFYASPVFYPLEWVRHACDNQSLPQWFYYLYILNPMAGILTNLRESILYGQTPQFSFLIYSAIISLICFSVGMYIFRKQSATFSDYL from the coding sequence ATGGAAACAAACCCTTTAACAAAAGCAGTATATTATGACAGTGAAAAACAAAAATCTGTCCTTCAAGTCCCTTTCGACTTAATTCGAGCCCGAGAAATACTCTGGGGACTTGTAGGGCGTGAAATAAAAGCCCGCTATCGTTATGCGGTATTAGGTTTTTTATGGGCTATTATTGAGCCTGTTACCTTAATGTTATTACTTCTTTTCGTATTTTCTTTTGTTTTTAAGCAACGCATTCCTTCATCAGGTAATTCCGAAGTTCCGATGGCAACACAAATTTTGTGCGGATTAATTTTCTGGCAATATTTTTCCTCTTCCGTTTCAGGTGCTACTTTGTCTCTAATTAATCACCAAAATCTGGTAAAAAAGGTTTTTTTTCCTCGCGAAGTTGTTCCTCTCTCATCTGTTATTTACCCTATTGTAAATTTATCTATTGGTTTTCTCACATTAATACTAATCCATTTCCTATTGCAAAAAAGTATATCTTTACAAATTCTTTGGTTAGTTATTATCTTCCCCATATTATTCATGTTTTCTGCAGGGTTGGGGCTTATCCTTTCTGCAGGACATATACACTTCAGAGATATAGGAAACATGGTAAATGTAGGTTTAACATTTGGGTTTTATGCTTCTCCTGTTTTCTATCCGTTGGAGTGGGTTCGTCATGCATGTGATAATCAATCCCTTCCTCAATGGTTTTATTACCTGTATATTTTAAATCCTATGGCGGGAATATTGACAAACCTTCGAGAAAGTATACTTTATGGACAAACGCCTCAGTTCTCTTTTTTGATATACTCCGCAATAATCAGCCTAATTTGTTTTTCCGTCGGGATGTATATTTTTAGAAAACAATCTGCAACTTTTTCGGATTATTTGTAA